The sequence below is a genomic window from Bactrocera neohumeralis isolate Rockhampton chromosome 4, APGP_CSIRO_Bneo_wtdbg2-racon-allhic-juicebox.fasta_v2, whole genome shotgun sequence.
taacgattttttcataaacctatccttttaataaatattaacggTTGAGGTTTGACTATTTTAAGTCCATTGTCTTTTTTAATTCTACAACTCAAGTAAAATAATAATCTCAAATTACAAACCTCATAGTTTACTAGgaaatttactacaaaaatggtctcATTAGTAGAAAAGTcaaatatacaaagaaattgttctCCACGAATTTTTAAAAGAGTTCAAACAAGTAATTgactattataatattataataacaatttattaaaatattgaatttatttagaTCTCACATATGTATAGGAgtgatttataaaaattattattaatttcccTCCTATTTTTTCAGCTTCGATTTGCCGTctatcttttttttatactcgTGTTCACGTCAAAGTAACCAAATACACTAGAAGGAAATCCTATAAGAAGCCCTACCAAtagtgaaaattaatgaaatcggatCATTATTCCACTCACTCCTATATAGCGGAATGTTAAAATCTACTAAAAgggcgataaatcaataaccaaaaacctcagaaacaataaaatttaccaCCGAGATGACATTAGGCAGCTTTAATTGGATAATAAGCGTCTCACCCCTTTCTTTCAGGTGAAATCACTCACTCTCAGAAGTGGCAGACCGATttaaacgaaatttggtacattgcctatgtcacagtgtgaaaatggcaaaatcagactacaaccacgcttataacacaatttcaaaGTCGCTCACTTTCTGGTGCATAAATTAAGAAGTAACTAATATACGAaacaaaactttgcacgaatatgttgaagtatgccaccttagAACCAAAAATTCTCTAAATCCAACAATAACTATTCAATCCCACAGGTACCATTTCATGTGTGAGATAcataattgaattttgaaaaatttctttcctgataatattatgtctgtgtgtcaaaacgtggttgaatcggatcaatatttCCTTTAGCATATGGGagctaatataaagattttcgaacttctaggTGACTTCATACCACATACGTATTTAggccaatatttgagatatctcaatgaaaatgaaaaagaatgTTTGGCTCATAACATTGTATCTTTGTAACACGAGAAACTCGTGTTAAAATTGAGGCTTGGCCGTTTTAGAATAATATTGGTCAACGACTTTAAAAGACCCCTTTTCATATATGCGTGTAGCTTCggaaatattcaccggaacgatatgaaatttaaatatatgtatgtatattaaggaaacaaaaaagctctattatactctcgcaacaaagttgctaaggagagtattatagttttgttcacataacggttgtttgtaagtcctaaaactaaaagagtcagatataggttatatataccaaagtgatcagggtgacgagtagagttgaaatccggatgtctgtctgtccgtccgtcagtccgcgcaagctgtaacttgagtaaaaattgagatatcatgatgaaacttggtacacgtgaaatacggctccataagaaggttaagttcgaagatgggcgaaatcggcccactgccacgcctacaaaatggcggaaaccgaaaacctataaagtgtcataactaagccataaataaagatattaaagtgaaatttggcacaaaggatcgcattaaggagggacatatttggacgtaatttttttggaaaagtgggtgtggccccgcccctactaagttttttgtacatatctcggaaactactatagctatgtcaaccaaactctacagagtcgtttccttcaggcatttccatatacagttcaaaaatggaagaaatcagataataaccacgcccacctcccatacaaaggttatgttgaaaaccactaaaagtgcgttaaccgactaacaaaaaacgtcagaaacactaaattttacggaagaaatggcagaaggaagcagcacccaggctttttttaaaaattgaaaatgggcgttgcgtcgcccacttatggaccaaaaaccatatctcgggaacttcTCAacagatttcaatgaaattcggtatgtaatattttcctaacaccctgatgacatgtacgaaatatgggtgaattcggttcacaaccacgccttcttccaatataacgctattttgaattccatctgatgccttctctgtataatatatacattaggaaccaatgatgatagcggaataaaactttacacaaatacggtatttgaaaaatatgtaaatgactgatgatgaaatctcgattatcactttatcgtgcgagagtataaaatgttcggggacacccgaacttagcccttccttacttgtttttttttaattttaactgtatgtaaccccttaactgCTTGTAgtacttattttcaaaaagttgataaaatcgggtcaaaccTACATATCTCCTATATAAGATCTTCAAACTTTCGtcaaaattaactgaacgtataatattggatatactatagttaatgcaaaaatatgtgaaattctGCGAATTAcccatataaagtgccataaatgcctaaattaaattattaagcaCTGATGTGaggatatataatatttatgcacttccacatatgtaggtatttatttattatacataagtTCCTTTTTCGATAGATTCaatattaaagatttttcttttataaagtaTACCTAcaatgcaaataaatgtaaatctATCTATGTTCACATGTATAAAAACTACTGTAAAACTAAAAATGGGCGATTCTATGAATTTTTCTATTGATAGTTGTAAAACCATAAAAGTGGTTATAATGACGTCACGGTGTATATTCGTCCTCGGAGTGAttatgtgaatttgctgaatagctagaagttacacgaaggtaattcaggcgaatgcggtgatTGCCGCACGATATTAGTTTAAAAGTAACCAATGCAATAtaagatggtgcattatcgcacttctttgttcaataaattcggacatagtaaaaatcgaggAATTTACTTTTAGAGCATCACAAAACGAcgtgtatctcaaatactaatgaatattttgacgtgatatttagcatagatgtcaatAACAGTattaccaacttacagaaaaacaagaaaagacgttaacttcggctgcatcaaagctaatatacccttcacaggtgcatttctgttagtaactatgtgttcagtttatatgggagctatgtatatgctatagtaattcgataatttttcggatattatattattaccttaagtagTAATCCATGtgtaatttcgtgaagataccacgtcaaatgcaaaagttttccatacaaccactagattccgatcgttcaatttgtatagcagctatatgctatagtaagccgatctgaacaatttcttcgtatattatattattaccttagaaaatgacttgtgccaacttttgtgaagatacattgtcaaatgtggaagtattccatacaaaaacttgattccgatcggtcactttgtatggcagttatatgttatagtgatccgatatcgtcaattccggcaaatgagcagctccttgaagagaaaataacgtttacaaaatttcagaacgatatcttaaaacctgagggactagttcgtatatatacagaccgacggacggacagacggacatggttaaatcgactcagctcatcatttatcttccttctgagtgttacaaacttcgtaacaaatttaatataccctgttcagggtataattaaggTTAAGCACTGATacatgctttaaatcattaacaagAAGGGATGGCTGAAATTAGTATGGCTTTAAGATTTTTGTGCTTGATTACCTATAGCTTTGTTCTGTCcatcgaatatatgtatgtattcgttaAAACCAAAGTGCAAATACTTAATACGTACGAGTACGGCATATATTCCTACGGGCTCCTGTGTGGAAAAGAAATCATTGATCATTTTATTTACTCAAACCctcaaatgtttgaaaaatattttttaaacgaatGCAATGTCTTATTTATCTTgtagaaaatacaaattttcattcTGAGAGAATgataaaacacacaaaaattctatttgtagttgaatagaaataaataattagataaaatttgttgttaaatCACTATTTATagaattatcaaaatttaaaagtattaatttgTGAAAATGTCTTTGGAAAATGTTGAGAACTTAACTGATATTGAATTACGTCAAAAGTTGCTAGAATATGACTTCCCGAATGTTCCCATAACAGAAACGAGTCGCGGTTTCCTTGtgaaaaagcttaaaaatcatataaaaaatatgaagaatcGAAAGGTGCCAACACGAACATATATGACGCTGCGCGCCAAAGAGGAGCTGAATAATTTGGTTACTAAAGCACATGACTGGAATCATCAAAGCCTCCAGAGTAGCGCACTACTCAGCGAGGAGCATACAGCAAATGCTGATCCGGAACTGTACAGTATCGCAAATAACGATAATCGAATGGCCGATCAAGTACGATTCCTTTTACCGAATCCTTTATTTGAGCAGAATGTAAGGAATAGCATTCAATTAGCAGATCCACAACTCAGTTTAGCTAACAGCAGTCCATACGGATACATCACTATCCTCTCTAAAGTTCTCGGCTTGAAAGACAATTACACCAACAGCGTTTGGTGGGCCTTTACATTATTTTTCCTAACCATAACTTTTATGTATATGACGAAGATTGCCGATTTCTCAAAGAATATCAATGAAGGAAATACCAATTATGTAATCTGTGACAAGCTTAACTCTCCAAGTCCGTTTTTGCGACCACCATACATCTGTATAGAAAAGGAACGtgtggaaccagcattaacaatTGTGCGCCAGCTAATGATGCAGCTAAAAAAACCATCGGAACGAAATTACTGCTACGACCGAAAACAAACGAAAGCTATTAGCGTGACCGAACTTATTAGACAAGAGCTTAAAGGGGGTAATTTAGTGGATATTCGCAATTTGAAAGCAGCTCAGTATCTCATAACTTGCAATCCCCAATGGAAGATAGACATGGTTGATGATAAAGGAGATCCCGTTATATTTATTGGAGTTGACAATGTATTAGCaaatcataatatattttttgttctgAAACAGCCTGAGATATCTTTGACATGCCATTTGTACAACATAGCTTACCGATTCATAAATCTCGGTGGCAATCTATCGCTCCTGGTGTGTGCCCTAATATTGCTTTGTTTTCCATATTTCTATGTACGTCGCATACAAGAACAACATCTGCAGGCTGTGCACAGATTCATTGACAAGATTATAGAGGAACTGCAGAATCGTGCAGCAAATAGCGAAAGTTCAGAAGGTCGCGAAGTTGATGTGAATCATTTATGTGATCAATTGATACCATCCAGCaaacgaaaatttgaaattagaTTCTTTAATGAGGCTTTGAAGGAGTTGGAGGTAAGCGACAATCGAGTGCGATTTGACCTGACGGTGCGTGACGGTCAGGAATGCCGCACTATAAGTTGGATAGATTACAGCGACGAATTACTAACAGGCAGTCCTGCTGGACACAGGGAGGGATTATTTAAGGCAGAAACTAGCTGCTAAAGTTTGAATTTTCCACAGCATTTCTTTGTTACGTTTGAAAGTAATCTCCTATGActgaatcaaataaattgctaaTAACAACATGTCTGCTAATTGTTCATTGCTACAAAATaagtaatgaaattattttctttcaatttctttctTCTGCCTTATTATttatcttctttactggcgtagacaccgcttacgcgattaaagccgagctagcaacagcgcgccagttgtttcttcttttctcaagatggcgccaattggagattccaagcgaagccaggtcgtTTTCCTcccggtctttccaacggaatggaggtcttcctattcctctgcttcccacgtCAACATggtctagccagcgtagccgctgtcttttaattcgctgaactatgtgaatgtcgtcgtatatctcatacagctcatcgttccatcgaatgcgatattcactgTGACCAACACGCAAaataccataaatctttcgcagaacttttctctcgaaaactcgcaacgtcgactcatcagatgttgtcatcgtctatgcctctgcaccttatagcagaacgggaataatgactGACTTATGAGTTTGGTTTTGGTTCGTCGGGAGTggtctttacttctcaatttcctacttaGTCCCAACTGACGTTGACAtgggtgttgatgctggttccaagataaacgaaattatctacaacttcgaagttaagactgtcaacagtgaggtATGTAGGTGtttagtcgcgagtgcgactactgtttgtttgatgacaggatatatttcgtcttgccctcgttcactgctagacccatCTGCTTCACTTCCTTATCCAGATAAAGGCAGCTTCCTTTCGTTCTAAGAAGCTTTGAATTCGACGAAAAGTTGGTGTGTGtcgtattttccaagattttgcgcatagtgaatatctggtcggttgttgatttgccaggtctaaagccacactgataagattcaatctgtttgttgacggtgagctttaatctttcacagaatacgctcgatagaaccttatatgcgatatttagGAAACTtatccacggtagttggtgcagattgtggggtctccctttttgtggattgggcagagcacacttaaattccaatcgttgggcatgctttcgtctgaccatattttacaaagaagctgaggcgtgctccttatcagttcttcgccgccgtgtttgaatagcgcggccggcaatccatcagcccccgccgctttgttgttcttcagacgggcaattgctattcgcaCTTCTTCATCGGGTTCGACTTCTCCttgcgttatgctttcactgccattcagcaggctggagaagtgttccttccataattttagtatgctctgagcatcggttACCAGATCaactctgggggttctacaagagtatgctccggtcttgaaaccttctgttaatcgccgcattttttcgtagaattttcgagcattagccttgtcggtcagcttgtcaagctcttcttACTCACGCATACTTCtctttttttctgtctgcaaatgcgtctcgcttccttcttcaactctcggtatctatcccatcccgcacgtgttgtcgttgatcgtaacgttgcgaggtaggcagtctgttttctctccgctgcgtcACGGCACTCTAATATATTATTATGGGACTCTCGCCACATTAATAACAACTCAAATGGGTTACCGATTCCAACAATGTTTCTTACAAAAATTGGTTCTAATTTCTTATTTGGCGCCTAATAAGAACTACTACAGTTGCGGTAAGATGAACTTAACTAAGAGAAAAGAATTCAGCTGATCTATGCGCACTTTTTTAAGctaaaaacattttatagttACAAATATGCTTGCTGGGTTCATCCGAGGGCTATAGATCGAACGCTAGGTCGTTTCTTGTAATTGAAGCAATAATGCCCGATCTTGTTTGTGAAACATTTCCGATAGGACTAAGCACGCAAACGAGTAGAACAAACACTCATTTACAAGTTTCGTGCGAGTTCAGGGCCTGTATTGACGCTATATTAATGGAATGATTGTTTTGCTTGATAGCTAACTATATTTGACTAATAGCTTACTGAAGAAGACTGTCACTCTAAACTTCCCCCTGAGTTTCGGTCTATCCATGAAAAAACTTACTGCGGCTATTCTCCAACTGTTTCGCTCTCTTCCATACTCCTCTCattggtatgtatgtaagcaaagATTGAAGCAAAAGGGGGCAGTCAAAAGTTATTCTTCGGAACTCTTCGTGTATGCACCTTTTCTGAGTTTCATAAAAGCAGGAATTCGCAGCAACTCACTTGCCGGTTTTATCCACTGGTACTGTCTGAATACTGGCATAGAGGACCATTGCAAATGGGTGCTCCAGAGGAACTAAGGCCTAAAACCATGTAAATACTATATAAGTCTGaaaataaactgatttttttgtttgcatacatatgtatatcagtaaTCTAACACATGCTTTacatttaatgatttgaggaaGTAATCGACTCCGCAGATTACAAGATGTGCAATTAAACTcggtttaataaaatatttggttaggGGAATAAAAGCAgatgatttttaataataataacacccaacgattaccctcctcctaACCAACCGAcacgaggggcgcaatccgcgaacgagcggaattagcggAGTCATGAAAGGCAAGAGAGTtgtaagcgttgcgatcttaagcttcTCAGCtagagaaacaaaaatttcaacagccgaaattaagaattagattaaagtttataatttttaaatgttacttgttaagagtagataaaatactttttttaatggtaaagactGAGTCTGTTTGAtaaaatgtgctggaatgaaaatttaaatcatgacatatacggcggaatggttcgtttaattcaaaaatttgttttagaaaattttaaaagtaagggtctaaactgcccggtagagcgagcgggaatgttaaaattaatatcagataagagagatgggacaagaaatattataccaagcatctccctacgattagcgagtgtcgggagatttataagttttaaacggttaatgtaagggggaagatttaaactggaatcccaatgcaaatgatttaaggcaaaaagttaaaattgtgtttgaacggactctaacttatccgaatggacttggtaactagggttccaaaccacataagcatactccaatataggcctcaccagagatgtaaaaagaatttttgtggtaagcggaactctaaattctttagaccaacgtttaacaaaactaagagcacctttagctttaaaaaccgtggaagatgcgtgaagattaaaattgagtttagggtccatagttactcccagatcaacaaaactgcatacttgccccaacctaaagttttgtattgtgTATGAGGTAGcgtctacagctctacgtgaaaagcacatcgttttacattttttaaggttcaatggcatgtcatttctatcacactaAGAAACTATGTAGGTTGTAAGGTTGTTTGCAAttgacatctttcgctgtttgaagtatacgttttaaaaagttttacatcttcagcatataataaaacttttaaaaacttaacaacagatgatatgtatGTCGTTAATAagtaacaagaacagaattgggccgagatggctaccttgagggaCGCCTGAaagaacattgattatgtcaaaaaaagtatctttaaatatgacttgttgaattctattactaagataagaagcaactcattttagaaatattggttaaaaaccaagaagatcaagtttattcaaaagaattgaatggtttactttatcaaaagctttactaaaatctgtgtatataacatcagtattcttattctccctaaagcacgttgatacatgtgatacaaattcaagcaaattagttatggtagatttccctttacgaaaaccgtgctgagaacaagaaattaatggagagatccggaaggttatgtcgtcagttataattacttcaaaaattttaggtattgcagacaactttgcttGTTTTCAATAGATcccctaaatccactcttatgcaaaggaattattattattttttttcttcaaaattattttatttattgaatctgctttttcttaaagcctaacaataagttataaaatcttaaatctaattaaaaactagacaggctcaagcaagtgattgagctgtttt
It includes:
- the LOC126754546 gene encoding inner nuclear membrane protein Man1-like — translated: MSLENVENLTDIELRQKLLEYDFPNVPITETSRGFLVKKLKNHIKNMKNRKVPTRTYMTLRAKEELNNLVTKAHDWNHQSLQSSALLSEEHTANADPELYSIANNDNRMADQVRFLLPNPLFEQNVRNSIQLADPQLSLANSSPYGYITILSKVLGLKDNYTNSVWWAFTLFFLTITFMYMTKIADFSKNINEGNTNYVICDKLNSPSPFLRPPYICIEKERVEPALTIVRQLMMQLKKPSERNYCYDRKQTKAISVTELIRQELKGGNLVDIRNLKAAQYLITCNPQWKIDMVDDKGDPVIFIGVDNVLANHNIFFVLKQPEISLTCHLYNIAYRFINLGGNLSLLVCALILLCFPYFYVRRIQEQHLQAVHRFIDKIIEELQNRAANSESSEGREVDVNHLCDQLIPSSKRKFEIRFFNEALKELEVSDNRVRFDLTVRDGQECRTISWIDYSDELLTGSPAGHREGLFKAETSC